In a single window of the Gossypium hirsutum isolate 1008001.06 chromosome D02, Gossypium_hirsutum_v2.1, whole genome shotgun sequence genome:
- the LOC107909016 gene encoding transmembrane protein 53: MVSMSGVIQRPLMAAAAVAMASVSVDFPAKLPSPTSDTETSISNSLPESNSSLVALISASKLANLSFVTRIRVPLPSFNFPVPNSGRNFVPNMLCSSIASSPLLVNLYQSAELAKGSKPAAFPESVPATVPDALYRWHLPEPTAFDISGTSDCSSVKSRTVVVLLGWLGSKQKHLKRYAEWYTSRGYHVITFTLPMVDILSYQAGGKAEQNVDMLVNHLADWLVEEHGKSLVFHTFSNTGWLMYGAILEKFQKEDPSLTERIKGCIVDSAPVAAPDPQVWASGFSAAFLKKHSFATKGSANSSESDMEASTGKSEASKPKPAVTEAAMLLVLEKFFEVVLNLPSINRRLSDVMGLLSYKQPTCPQLYIYSSADGVIPAHSVESFIEKQKRLGREVRACNFVSTPHVDHFRNDPNLYTSQLSQFLEDCVHTCCGHT; the protein is encoded by the exons ATGGTTTCCATGTCTGGAGTCATTCAACGTCCTTTAATGGCAGCTGCTGCTGTTGCAATGGCGTCTGTTTCTGTTGATTTTCCTGCTAAACTCCCATCTCCTACATCGGATACTGAAACTTCCATATCCAATTCCTTACCAGAGTCCAATTCATCATTGGTTGCTCTTATATCAGCTTCCAAGCTTGCCAACTTGTCTTTTGTTACTAGGATTCGAGTACCGTTACCTAGTTTTAACTTTCCGGTTCCGAATTCAGGCCGGAATTTCGTTCCGAACATGCTGTGTTCTTCTATTGCTTCGTCTCCTCTGTTGGTTAATTTATATCAGTCAGCTGAGTTAGCTAAAGGATCTAAGCCAGCTGCATTTCCAGAGAGTGTTCCTGCCACAGTGCCTGATGCTTTGTACAGATGGCATTTGCCTGAGCCGACTGCGTTCGATATTTCTGGGACTTCAGATTGTTCATCGGTGAAGTCTCGTACGGTTGTTGTGTTGTTAGGGTGGTTAGGATCCAAGCAGAAACATCTCAAGAGATATGCAGAGTGGTATACTTCAAGGGGATACCATGTCATTACTTTCACACTTCCGATGGTTGATATTCTCAGTTACCAAGCCGGTGGGAAAGCCGAGCAAAACGTAGACATGCTTGTGAATCACTTGGCTGATTGGTTAGTAGAGGAGCATGGAAAAAGCCTGGTTTTCCACACTTTTAGCAATACTGGATGGTTAAT GTACGGAGCTATTCTTGAGAAGTTTCAGAAAGAAGATCCTTCTTTAACGGAAAGGATCAAAGGTTGCATTGTGGATTCAGCCCCTGTTGCAGCCCCTGACCCTCAG GTCTGGGCTTCGGGATTCTCTGccgcttttctgaagaaacatagtTTTGCAACAAAAGGATCTGCGAACTCAAGTGAATCGGATATGGAGGCATCAACTGGCAAAAGTGAAGCCTCAAAACCCAAGCCTGCAGTAACTGAAGCTGCTATGCTACTAGTCCTGGAGAAGTTCTTTGAGGTGGTTTTGAATCTTCCTAGTATTAACAG GAGGCTTTCTGATGTGATGGGTTTGCTGTCATACAAACAACCCACCTGTCCACAGTTATATATTTACAGCTCTGCAGATGGAGTCATCCCTGCGCATTCCGTGGAATCCTTCATAGAGAAGCAAAAGAGATTGGGGCGTGAAGTTCGGGCGTGCAACTTCGTCTCCACACCGCATGTTGATCATTTTAGGAATGACCCAAATCTGTATACGAGTCAGCTCAGCCAGTTTTTGGAGGACTGTGTGCATACTTGTTGCGGACATACTTAA
- the LOC107907744 gene encoding putative GEM-like protein 8: protein MFYFSKGKLFVIAGKGNFVLKRMNLLGKKADTFGHVVGEHVRLGPKISETVKGKLSLEARVFLVGGLEKIFKQLFSFRGGEKFLKACQCYLSTTTGPIAVLLFISSEKVAFCSDR from the exons ATGTTCTATTTTTCTAAAGGGAAACTGTTTGTAATTGCAGGCAAAGGAAACTTTGTACTTAAAAGGATGAACTTGCTAGGGAAGAAAGCTGATACATTCGGCCATGTAGTCGGAGAGCATG TGAGATTGGGGCCAAAGATCAGTGAAACAGTGAAGGGAAAGTTGAGTTTAGAAGCAAGGGTTTTTCTAGTAGGAGGGTTGGAGAAGATTTTCAAGCAATTGTTTAGTTTCAGAGGAGGAGAGAAGTTTTTGAAGGCTTGCCAATGTTATTTATCAACAACAACAGGCCCTATTGCAGTTTTACTTTTCATCTCATCTGAAAAGGTTGCCTTTTGCAGTGATAGATAA
- the LOC107909015 gene encoding GEM-like protein 4 — MMNQMLKQVIGVPIKATTYGVGRRTSRQYLPDVAGQYHISQQGSTKSKGNFVFKRMNLLGKKADTFAHGVREHVRLGTKISETVKGKLSLGARILQVGGLEKIFKQLFSFREGEKLLKACQCYLSTTAGPIAGLLFISSEKVAFCSERSIKVPCANGEYVRVHYKVVVPVEKIKGVNQSENRKKPWQKYMEIVTVDGFDIWFMGFLNYHKAFKCLQRAISQRLEDVDTLKVA, encoded by the exons atgatgaatcAGATGCTTAAACAAGTTATTGGAGTTCCAATCAAAGCAACGACATATGGAGTTGGGAGAAGAACATCAAGGCAATACTTACCTGATGTTGCAGGCCAATACCACATTTCACAACAAGGGTCTACAAAAA GCAAAGGAAACTTTGTTTTTAAAAGGATGAACTTGCTAGGGAAGAAAGCTGATACATTCGCCCATGGTGTCCGAGAGCATG TGAGATTGGGGACAAAGATCAGTGAAACAGTGAAGGGAAAGCTGAGTTTAGGGGCAAGGATTCTTCAAGTAGGAGGATTGGAGAAGATTTTCAAGCAATTATTTAGTTTCAGAGAAGGAGAGAAGCTCTTGAAGGCTTGCCAATGTTACTTATCAACAACGGCAGGCCCTATTGCAGGCCTACTTTTCATCTCATCTGAAAAGGTTGCCTTTTGTAGTGAGAGATCAATCAAAGTCCCTTGTGCGAATGGAGAATATGTGAGAGTCCATTACAAGGTTGTGGTTCCAGTTGAGAAAATAAAGGGGGTGAACCAGAGTGAAAACAGGAAGAAACCATGGCAAAAGTACATGGAAATTGTGAcagtggatggttttgatatctGGTTCATGGGGTTCTTGAATTATCACAAAGCTTTCAAGTGTCTGCAGCGGGCAATCTCACAGAGACTGGAAGATGTAGACACTTTAAAGGTGGCTTAA